One Streptomyces sp. CNQ-509 DNA window includes the following coding sequences:
- a CDS encoding OB-fold nucleic acid binding domain-containing protein — protein sequence MDPARSADRPAGPFRRLLGRITGAAEPPAEDSLPPDEETADVTPIRQCHDRAVVTVTGSLRTVTLQPRAGVPALQAELFDGTDSLDLVWLGRRAIPGIEPGRSLTASGRIAMSRGRRVLFNPKYELRPLGQEQR from the coding sequence ATGGACCCCGCCCGCAGCGCCGACCGACCCGCCGGCCCGTTCCGCCGGCTGCTGGGCCGCATCACCGGCGCCGCGGAGCCGCCGGCGGAGGACAGCCTGCCGCCCGACGAGGAGACCGCCGACGTCACGCCGATCCGGCAGTGCCACGACCGCGCCGTCGTCACCGTCACCGGCAGTCTCCGCACCGTCACGCTCCAGCCGCGCGCCGGCGTCCCCGCGCTGCAGGCGGAGCTCTTCGACGGCACGGACTCGCTCGACCTGGTCTGGCTCGGCCGCCGCGCCATCCCCGGCATCGAGCCGGGCCGCAGCCTGACCGCCTCCGGCCGGATCGCCATGAGCCGCGGGCGGCGGGTGCTCTTCAACCCCAAGTACGAACTGCGACCCCTCGGACAGGAGCAGCGGTGA